The following are encoded in a window of Vidua chalybeata isolate OUT-0048 chromosome 23, bVidCha1 merged haplotype, whole genome shotgun sequence genomic DNA:
- the LOC128799230 gene encoding uncharacterized protein LOC128799230 produces the protein MLKEEEENAHGQPREGWPLRSKQQKVTHRQPQAAPQVTWRNNTPHSSVTRPQRLSVSDLPPLHGPQLPLVPPCQLSPEMQRAASARVKLPHLPAAAPGAAPGFSPGGTARAVGPMARGQTEMVPPPPRGTLAAGGAWEMPSLARKTEGLWCGSAARQGHHLPPVPPAHGLQICTGTQPAWKHLGHSEIEELIKVKEGLGGNTCSDLFRDLGPYLRENRSVKSTLRTPKWLSAHQEAEGIRRPAQQTAQHKQLCPEDEEALMQRLRKKREELEELEDKVHEEMFRAIFSSLDDAESPMRSKCILKDASSLTLEPAAGPWVPHSTCSVIADATGETQTSSELVSLDQLLAELCPVWDNSQSCNALKDSAGEKEKNAGIAHPDLLAGLCPVSGDSPSCAVLDELLEMWEEEELQDRAVAGESDSEAESPLPLPLQEEEAEPPASPVDSDPCIELHSEPLPTASLEKPNMSVDCALPADPADEAEEAGKEAGCAQVAPPQEKLCGDEALAGAGPVPAQPLACCVPACPAGSAAVPQPPAPRRWRSTAKTARRALRRLFSFSCLRGQPEE, from the exons AtgctgaaggaggaggaggagaatgcCCACGGCCAGCCCCGTGAGGGGTGGCCACTCAGGTCCAAGCAGCAAAag gtGACCCACAGGCAGCCACAGGCGGCACCTCAGGTCACCTGGAGGAACAACACGCcacacagcagtgtcacacgGCCACAGAGACTGTCTGTGTCGGACCTGCCGCCTCTCCACGGCCCTCAGTTGCCGCTGGTacctccctgccagctcagccctgaaATGCAAAGAGCAGCCTCTGCGAGGGTCAAGCTGCCccatctgccagctgcagcaccaggagcagcccctgggttTTCTCCCGGAGGCACAGCACGTGCTGTGGGCCCCATGGCCAGAGGCCAGACAGAGATGGTACCACCCCCACCAAGGGGCACTCTGGCTGCTGGTGGGGCCTGGGAAATGCCTTCCCTGgcaaggaaaacagaagggCTGTGGTGTGGCtcagcagcaaggcagggcCATCACCTGCCACCCGTGCCACCCGCACACGGCCTGCAGATCTGCACTGGGACCCAGCCAGCTTGGAAACACCTGGGGCACTCTGAGATAGAGGAACTCATCAAGGTGAAGGAAGGGCTTGGAGGCAACACCTGCAGTGACCTGTTTAGAGACCTGGGCCCATACCTGCGTGAGAACAGGTCCGTCAAGTCCACCTTGAGAACCCCCAAGTGGTTAAGTGCCCACCAAGAGGCAGAGGGAATTCGTCGGCCAGCCCAGCAAACTGCACAGCACAaacagctgtgcccagaggatgaggaggcttTGATGCAGCGTCTGcggaaaaagagggaggagctggaggagctggaagacAAAGTCCATGAAGAGATGTTTAGAGCCATCTTCTCCTCCTTGGACGACGCAGAAAGCCCCATGAGGTCCAAGTGCATCCTCAAGGATGCATCAAGCCTCACCCTGGAGCCAGCTGCAGGCCCCTGGGTCCCGCACAGCACTTGCAGTGTGATCGCTGATGCCACAGGAGAGACACAAACGTCCTCAGAACTTGTGTCTCTTGACCAGTtgctggctgagctgtgccctgtcTGGGACAACTCGCAGTCATGCAATGCCCTCAAGGACTCCGcgggagagaaagaaaagaacgCAGGGATTGCACATCCTGACCTGCTGGCAGGCCTGTGCCCTGTCTCTGGTGACTCTCCATCCTGTGCCGTTCTAGATGAGCTCCTGGAAAtgtgggaggaagaagagctCCAAGAcagagcagtggcaggagagagTGACAGTGAGGCAGAGAGTCCGTTGCCTCTCCCGCTGCAAGAGGAGGAAGCAGAACCACCAGCTTCTCCCGTGGACAGCGATCCCTGCATTGAGCTGCACAGCGAGCCCCTCCCCACGGCCTCACTCGAAAAACCAAATATGTCTGTGGATTGTGCCTTGCCTGCTGACCCTGCGGATGAGGCCGAAGAAGCTGGCAAGGAGGCTGGTTGTGCCCAGGTCGCCCCTCCCCAGGAAAAGCTCTGCGGGGATGAGGCgctggcaggagctggcccggtgcctgcccagcccctggcatGCTGCGTTCCTGCCTGCCCCGCTGGCAGCGCAGCcgtcccgcagcccccggccccacGGCGATGGCGCTCCACGGCCAAGACGGCCCGGCGGGCTCTGCGCCGccttttctccttcagctgcctcaGGGGGCAGCCGGAGGAGTGA
- the LOC128799254 gene encoding serine/threonine-protein kinase pim-1-like, with amino-acid sequence MAAAAASAAASPARAPLLGSAAAGPEPPLSRCQERTPGNGRPGALEGRSGAAPGPRLSADSRLPPAGKAQQGLKEQYRLGSLLGGGGLGSVFAATRLSDGALVAIKRVPRNRVLHWSQLPDGTLEVVLLDKVSTGFPGVVQLLEWLELPNDIVMVLECPKRSQDLHHFIRARGFLSEEVARELFRQVLEAVWHCTTCGVLHRDIKPRNILVDLATGQAKLIDFGCGTYLQDTAYIHFAGTRSYSPPEWTHFGWYYGKPATIWSLGIVLHQMVCGEHPFRWCQNISWDHQLSLPQRLSPECQDLIRRCLSMLDIERPSLEELLCDPWMQDIHLP; translated from the exons ATGGCCGCTGCCGCTGCCTCCGCTGCGGCTTCCCCGGCCCGAGCTCCGCTGctcggcagcgcggccgccggccccgagccACCGCTGTCCCGTTGCCAGGAGCGAACGCCTGGGAATGGCCGGCCTGGGGCACTTGAGGGGCGCTCGGGGGCCGCTCCTGGCCCCAGGCTGAGCGCTGACAGCCGCCTCCCGCCGGCAGGGAAGGCGCAGCAAGGCCTGAAGGAGCAGTACCGGCTGGGTTCGCTGCTGGGCGGTGGCGGCCTCGGCAGTGTCTTCGCGGCCACGCGGCTTTCGGACGGCGCCCTG GTGGCCATCAAAAGGGTGCCACGGAACCGCGTCCTGCACTGGAGCCAGCTG CCCGACGGCACCCTGGAGGTCGTGCTGCTGGACAAGGTGTCCACTGGCTTCCCCGGTGTCgtccagctgctggagtggcTTGAGCTCCCCAACGACATCGTGATGGTGCTGGAGTGCCCAAAGCGGTCTCAGGACCTGCACCATTTCATTCGGGCACGGGGGTTCCTGTCCGAGGAGGTGGCGCGGGAGCTGTtccgccaggtgctggaggccgtgTGGCACTGCACCACCTGCGGGGTCCTCCACAGGGACATCAAACCACGGAACATCCTGGTTGACCTGGCCACCGGGCAGGCCAAATTAATCGACTTTGGCTGTGGCACCTACCTCCAAGACACAGCCTACATTCACTTTGCAG GAACACGGTCATACAGCCCCCCGGAATGGACCCACTTTGGCTGGTACTACGGCAAGCCAGCCaccatctggtccctgggcatcGTGCTGCACCAGATGGTCTGCGGGGAGCACCCTTTCAGGTGGTGCCAGAACATCAGCTGGGACCATCAGCTCTCGCTGCCACAACGGCTCTCTCCAG AGTGCCAAGATCTGATCAGGAGGTGTTTATCCATGCTGGACATCGAAAGGCCCTCGTTAGAAGAGCTGTTGTGTGATCCCTGGATGCAGGACATTCATCTGCCCTAG
- the LOC128799252 gene encoding LOW QUALITY PROTEIN: olfactory receptor 6M1-like (The sequence of the model RefSeq protein was modified relative to this genomic sequence to represent the inferred CDS: inserted 1 base in 1 codon), whose amino-acid sequence MIPLGFAMFLSQQDELEFSMGPENETAVTEFILEGFPELDPRLQVFFSRVLLLMYLTTVMGNATIIFLVCVDHQLQTPMYFFISNLAFLEICFTSSTSIKLFVMLSSGQNTLSLSSCFAQNYFYFALGCTEFILLVVMSFERYVAICQPLLHAAIMKPQLCVHXVVAAWVLSFALLSYRLFFLSELSFCGSKIPHFLCDNSPLFKVSCSDTSLLWKIDSVFLACVVLGSLCLTLAFYTCILFCVLHLPAASGRKKALTTCSSHLITLSIAYGSCIALYTCPAEDVSLRTNRIVALLNTVLYPFLNPFIYSLRNKSVILALNKSIARARTKLFP is encoded by the exons ATGATCCCACTTGGTTTTGCCATGTTCCTGTCTCAGCAGGATGAGCTGGAATTCAGCATGGgaccagaaaatgaaacagcagttACTGAGTTCATCCTAGAGGGTTTCCCAGAGCTTGATCCGAGACTGCAGGTATTTTTCTCTCGGGTCCTTCTGCTCATGTACCTGACAACAGTGATGGGGAATGCAACCATCATTTTCCTCGTGTGTGTGGATCACCAGCTGCAAACCCCCATGTACTTTTTCATCAGCAACCTGGCCTTCCTGGAGATCTGCTTTACATCCTCCACAAGCATCAAATTGTTTGTCATGCTGAGCTCTGGTCAGAACACTCTCTCACTAAGCAGCTGCTTTGCCcaaaactatttctattttgCCCTGGGCTGCACAGAGTTCATCCTGCTCGTTGTCATGTCCTTTGAGCGCTATGTTGCCATCTGCCAACCTTTGCTCCATGCTGCCATCATGAAGCCTCAGCTCTGTGTCC TGGTTGTTGCTGCTTGGGTCCTCAGCTTTGCCCTGCTGAGCTACCGGCTGTTCTTCCTCTCGGAGCTGTCTTTCTGTGGCTCCAAGATCCCCCATTTCCTTTGTGACAACTCCCCCTTGTTCAAAGTGTCCTGCTCTGACACCAGCCTGCTTTGGAAAATAGACTCTGTCTTCTTAGCGTGTGTCGTGCTGGGTTCCTTATGTTTGACTCTGGCATTTTACACCTGCatccttttctgtgttctgcatcttccagcagcctctgggaggAAGAAAGCTTTGACTACGTGTTCTTCCCATCTCATCACCTTGTCCATTGCCTATGGGAGCTGCATTGCTCTCTACACGTGTCCTGCAGAAGATGTTTCCTTGAGGACCAACAGAATTGTAGCTCTGCTCAACACAGTCCTGTACCCATTCTTAAATCCATTCATCTACAGCCTTCGGAACAAATCTGTGATCCTGGCCCTGAACAAATCCATTGCCAGGGCAAGAACAAAGCTTTTCCCCTAA